In the genome of Raphanus sativus cultivar WK10039 chromosome 4, ASM80110v3, whole genome shotgun sequence, one region contains:
- the LOC130510648 gene encoding heavy metal-associated isoprenylated plant protein 19: MFKKIMFSTHYFSIFSSKLDVELRIPDCNRCEKDMIDAISNFKGVESCTTDTENQIAVSGSFNLEKLLKKLKKVTGKDVEIVKEEEKDPEPEITEIVKEKDEETEEDSQPEVVQEVETEEDAQPEVVFEPNSDEQKELEKYMMFSDENPNAKCTIS, from the exons atgtttaagaaaatt atgTTTTCAACTCACTATTTTTCGATATTTTCTAGTAAGTTGGATGTGGAATTGAGGATACCAGATTGTAACAGATGCGAGAAAGACATGATTGATGCTATTTCCAACTTCAAAG GAGTTGAATCTTGTACGACGGATACAGAGAATCAGATTGCGGTTTCTGGAAGTTTTAACCTGGAGAAGTTgttaaaaaaactcaaaaaagtaACAGGCAAAGATGTGGAGATtgtgaaggaagaagagaaagatcCCGAACCTGAAATAACTGAGATTGTTAAAGAGAAAGATGAAGAAACCGAAGAGGATTCACAACCTGAAGTGGTTCAAGAAGTTGAAACAGAAGAGGATGCACAACCTGAAGTGGTTTTCGAACCAAACAGTGACGAGCAAAAGGAATTAGAGAAGTACATGATGTTCAGTGACGAAAACCCTAACGCCAAGTGTACTATATCGTAA
- the LOC108855257 gene encoding 1-deoxy-D-xylulose-5-phosphate synthase, chloroplastic has translation MALSAFAFPSYITTKGGLTDSCCKSTSLSSSRSLFTDLPSPCLRPNNCHSNRKAKVSASLAEKGEYYSNRPPTPLLDTINYPIHMKNLSIKELKQLSDELRSDVIFNVSKTGGHLGSSLGVVELTVALHYIFNTPQDKILWDVGHQSYPHKILTGRRGKMPTMRQTNGLSGFTKRGESEHDCFGTGHSSTTISAGLGMAVGRDLKGKNNNVVAVIGDGAMTAGQAYEAMNNAGYLDSDMIVILNDNKQVSLPTATLDGPSPPVGALSSALSRLQSNPALRELREVAKGVTKQIGGPMHQLAAKVDEYARGMISGTGSTLFEELGLYYIGPVDGHNIDDLVAILKEVKSARTTGPVLIHVITEKGRGYPYAERADDKYHGVVKFDPATGKQFKTTNKTQSYTTYFAEALVAEAEVDKDVVAIHAAMGGGTGLNLFQRRFPTRCFDVGIAEQHAVTFAAGLACEGLKPFCAIYSSFMQRAYDQVVHDVDLQKLPVRFAMDRAGLVGADGPTHCGAFDVTFMACLPNMIVMAPSDEAELFNIVATAAAIDDRPSCFRYPRGNGIGVALPPGNKGVPIEVGKGRILKEGERVALLGYGSAVQSCLGAAVMLQERGLNVTVADARFCKPLDRALIRSLAKSHEVLITVEEGSIGGFGSHVVQFLALDGLLDGKLKWRPMVLPDRYIDHGSPADQMAEAGLMPSHIAATALNLIGAPREALY, from the exons ATGGCTCTATCTGCATTTGCTTTTCCTTCTTACATAACAACCAAAGGAGGTTTAACAGATTCTTGTTGTAAATCAACTTCTCTGTCTTCCTCTCGATCTTTGTTTACAGATCTTCCATCGCCATGTCTGAGACCAAACAACTGTCAT TCAAACAGAAAGGCAAAAGTGAGTGCTTCACTTGCAGAGAAGGGTGAATATTATTCAAACAGACCACCAACTCCATTACTTGACACAATCAATTACCCAATCCACATGAAAAATCTTTCCATCAAg GAACTGAAACAACTTTCTGATGAGCTGAGATCAGATGTGATCTTCAACGTCTCCAAAACAGGTGGACATTTGGGGTCAAGCCTTGGTGTTGTGGAGCTCACCGTGGCTCTTCACTACATTTTCAACACTCCACAGGACAAGATTCTTTGGGACGTTGGCCACCAGTCTTACCCTCACAAGATTCTTACCGGGAGAAGAGGCAAGATGCCGACGATGAGGCAGACCAATGGTCTCTCCGGTTTCACCAAGCGAGGAGAGAGCGAACACGATTGCTTTGGTACAGGACATAGCTCAACCACAATATCTGCTGGCTTAGGAATGGCGGTAGGAAGGGATTTGAAAGGGAAGAACAACAATGTGGTTGCTGTGATTGGTGATGGTGCTATGACGGCAGGGCAGGCTTACGAAGCCATGAACAACGCTGGTTATCTAGACTCGGATATGATCGTCATTCTTAACGACAACAAGCAAGTCTCGTTACCTACTGCCACTTTGGATGGACCGAGTCCACCTGTTGGAGCATTGAGCAGCGCTCTTAGTCGGTTGCAGTCAAATCcagctctcagagagttgagaGAAGTCGCAAAG GGTGTGACAAAGCAAATAGGTGGGCCAATGCATCAGTTGGCTGCTAAGGTAGATGAATACGCTAGAGGGATGATAAGCGGAACTGGATCAACATTATTTGAAGAACTTGGACTCTACTATATTGGACCAGTCGATGGACACAACATAGATGATTTGGTAGCCATTCTTAAAGAAGTTAAGAGTGCAAGAACCACAGGACCGGTGCTTATTCATGTCATAACTGAGAAAGGTCGTGGTTATCCTTACGCAGAGAGAGCTGATGACAAATACCATG gtgTTGTGAAGTTTGATCCAGCTACGGGTAAACAGTTCAAAACTACAAACAAGACTCAGTCTTACACAACGTACTTTGCGGAGGCGTTAGTGGCGGAAGCAGAGGTAGACAAAGACGTGGTTGCGATTCATGCAGCCATGGGAGGTGGGACAGGGTTGAATCTCTTCCAACGCCGCTTCCCAACTAGATGTTTCGATGTGGGAATAGCGGAACAGCACGCAGTTACTTTTGCTGCTGGTTTAGCATGTGAAGGCCTTAAGCCCTTCTGTGCAATCTATTCCTCTTTCATGCAGCGTGCTTATGACCAG gtTGTACATGATGTGGATTTGCAGAAGTTACCGGTGAGATTTGCGATGGATAGAGCTGGACTAGTGGGAGCTGATGGTCCAACACATTGTGGAGCGTTTGATGTTACGTTTATGGCTTGTCTTCCTAACATGATAGTGATGGCTCCATCGGATGAAGCAGAGCTGTTCAACATTGTTGCAACCGCTGCTGCTATTGATGACCGTCCTTCTTGTTTCCGTTACCCTAGAGGTAACGGTATTGGCGTTGCGTTACCTCCTGGAAACAAAGGTGTTCCTATTGAG GTTGGGAAAGGTAGGATCTTAAAAGAAGGAGAGAGGGTTGCTTTGTTGGGGTATGGCTCAGCGGTTCAGAGCTGTTTAGGAGCGGCTGTGATGCTCCAAGAACGTGGATTAAACGTAACCGTAGCAGATGCACGGTTCTGTAAGCCGTTGGACCGTGCTCTCATTCGCAGCTTAGCTAAGTCTCACGAGGTGCTGATCACGGTTGAAGAAGGTTCCATTGGAGGGTTTGGATCGCATGTGGTTCAGTTTCTTGCTCTGGATGGTCTTCTCGATGGGAAGCTCAAG TGGAGACCAATGGTATTGCCTGATAGGTATATTGACCACGGTTCACCAGCTGATCAAATGGCTGAAGCTGGACTCATGCCGTCTCATATAGCAGCAACTGCGCTTAACTTAATCGGAGCACCAAGGGAAGCTCTGTATTGA